ATCGTATTCTTGTGGAACTCCGATCATGATTCGTGCGTACAAAGAGATCAGACTAACCTTACCTATTTGACGTTCTGGATGAGGCGTCACCTCTTGATCTGGTGGACTGGACTTCATTTCGATCTTTTTGTTCTGTACTTTTTCGAAGGTTAGTTCAAGGAGTTAAGGTTGTTTTTAGAAGgttttttttcagaaaaaaaaagggaaattatTACTACAATaggattttcttttttacaaatGGATTCGTGGAATCCGTTTGAAttgatcaattttttaaaaacaagtttttcaaatacaatgatACAATAATACATAGGCTGCGTTTGGATTGAGTGTTTTTGcacctgtttttgaaaaactgtttttcacattccaaatgctacagtaatgtgtatttcaaaaacaacttcaaaaataaTAACTAAAAAAACATCCTATCCGTacaatatattaaatatttcaaaaaaaatttatagtaaaaatttttcatatacactattacagtaaaatttttcaaaaacagcttAAAAAACAACTAATTCAAACGGAGCCGATATCGTAACAAATAATAGAACAAAGTCGTAAGGAAATTGCCTAGAATATGTGGTCTTgtaaggaaaattggaaaatattgataaaaaagaaaaagaaaaaaatatttatctGTGGAATACATCTATTTGCTCTAGTTACCAATTAGAGTTGAATTGTTCGCATTGATGCGGAAGTTTTAGAGGTTAATTTCTCTAATACATCGTGCGAGGACGTTGGTCTCTTTACACAAAATACACCAATTGGTAACATTTTTTTAATCCATTTACCTCTCTCCACATCCTTTTTATCTCCAACCGTTAGTTACACGATTTGAACCCTTTCAACTATAAACTTTAATGATAAAAACTCTAAAAGCTTTCTCCTTAATTAGTGTTGTATTTTTATACTAAAGATTGGTGTAAATCAAATAATCTAATCTGCACATTCATTTATCCAATTCCTTTTTGTCTAGCTCACTCCTTGATCCACAGCCCCTCTTGATGAGAAATTCCTGTATTTTTAGTTGAGTGGGCTTGTTTATTCAAGTTCCATTTGACAAATCATTTAGTTTATTATGCCATTGATTTTATGTGATCATCGTGATTTCTATTAGGTGAATAGACTTGACTTTATTACACTGAATATTATGGTGTAAATTGCAATGTTGATTCTTAAGTACTTCACAACAAAATGAGACCGCAATTAGTATACTGGACATGTAGATATATGGACCATATTCGCTACCTTTGCTTAAAATGACACAAATAGCTCTTGTTATATGTCTATGACAAAAATATCATGATGATAAATCGGCATTGGCAAATCAGAACTTGAGATTTTAGAGAGTAAAAGAAGCAAAATTAGTAAAGAAATATACTTGAAGTGGGGCAATCTTACGTTTTGTAAAAAACTTGTGAGACAcagtttaatattttcaaggagataagtaaaaaaattttttttttttttttttttaaaagcaaCATTTTTTTGGACACTTGAATAGTACAAAAAGATTTCTAAAATCTTAGGGGAACAAAGTTTAATTTTTCTGACTTTGGCTATGCCTTTATGCCTTTGCTGGTGTGATCTTCTTCAGCCCAGCGGCGGTTCCCACAGCACATTACTGATTCCCAGCAGCAGCACCAGATCAGTTCACGATTAAGTCGTCGCGTATGACGAGTTATCCCCGTTAGCTTACAAAATATCTTCATGCAATCTGCACATTACTGGTCAAGTagccctttttttctttttttctttttaataatatCCTCCTGGTGCTCCAGTAATGTTGGTCATGTTCTTGGCCTTTCGTTGATTTCTCGGAATTTGTAATATGGAATTATGGATTCAACTGTTAAATTTTTGTATACATAGATTCACTAATTGACTATTCCACGGTCAGTGACtgtaagaaagaaaaataaacaaaaggatCACGGAGAATCAGAGGAAGTGGTAGTGGTGGTTTGCGGTGGTTTTTGGAATTGAGGTGGCTGAGATCGGTCGGTTTTGATTTTGGAGTTGGGTAACGGCGTGGTGGAGTTTGAGGTGGCTCATGGTTGTTGAAGGGAGGGTGGTGGCGTCGACGTTTGCAGGAGCGGAAGATGTAAATTTTTCTTCAGAGGGGACGATATCCATTTTTTCATAATGAATTGGAAATGGGGCAAAATGAAGTTAATGCCGCGATTGATATAAGATTGTCCTTGACAATTAGGATGACTTTGGCGTATTAGAAAATTAaacctttttccattttttggtaATAAAAGCTTAATAGGATAATAGCAtagattaaaaaagaaaaaaaaaaaggggaaagctTTACATCCTGAGAACATTCTAGGGAAACATCAAACATGCTCCGTCAAATCTtcacaaaatatatttttattatttcctAAGTTAGGAAGCAAAAAGTGTGTAAGCAAAAGCTTCCGCGCAAATaaaccaaatataaataataaataatgcgACAACAAAGTAGACTTTTTGAACTGAGTACCTACTGGTAGCTCTTAGCATCACTTTGAAAGCAAAGTCAAACCAGATCAAAGGCATCACCCAACAACTTGACACGACAAAGATACCACTTACGGTCTGGGGGCAGAATTATACGTACATGATATAATAAGATAGATTATTTTTTCATACATAACAACAACATAATATTACTACTACATAATACAAACGCTAGCGCCGGAGCGGGGGCTTCCTTAAAAAGCAAGAGTAGTTGTTTCTTCCGGCCTAATTGGCGTAGAAGCTAGCACCAGGCCTTGGCTCGAAGTCTTTCGTGaaagttttttcttccttcttcttcaATTTAGCATCATCTCCATAGGCGGATAAGTTGGGTCTTGGTTCGAAGTCTGTGGCAAAGACGGACTTCTTGTTGTTTGCAGCTTCTGCTACAGAATCCTTTTTGTTGGAAGTGTGACAATCACTAGCAGTCG
This portion of the Coffea arabica cultivar ET-39 chromosome 2e, Coffea Arabica ET-39 HiFi, whole genome shotgun sequence genome encodes:
- the LOC113726330 gene encoding uncharacterized protein, yielding MASPVALIALISLVLFAGITEARKDPGEYWQGVAARNDQALLEAIPHLVRIDSTLSDTKKITTASDCHTSNKKDSVAEAANNKKSVFATDFEPRPNLSAYGDDAKLKKKEEKTFTKDFEPRPGASFYAN